Genomic DNA from Sporosarcina sp. ANT_H38:
CCGGTTTGAACTTGTATCTAGTCCTAGCAACTCTGCAACTTTCGGGAGTAGATTATAACGGTCTTCATCTGCCAAATTTCTCGCACCGATTTCGGTGCCCATATACCATCCGTTAAACGGAGCCGTAGGATAGTTAATCCCACCAATCTCTAACCGCATATCTGAAATAATTGGAACGGCGTACCACTTTACATCCAACTCATCAAAGACCTCTAGTTGCGGATGAGTAATCGTCACTTCTTTTACAAGCTCTCTTGGTATTTCAAAAAACTTGGGTGATTCATCTTTCAATTGAATGACAAGCGGTAGTATATCATACGAGGTTCTCTCCCCTTTCCAACCTAATTTCCCGCACATTTTCGTAAACTCAATTGATGTGGAGTCACCTATAATCTGGTCACCCTCTTCATATCCTGCATAGCGTATAAGCTGATGGTTCCATATCCGTACCGGATCATCCCCGCCTTGTCTTGGGGAGAATATAGTAATCGTTGAACGGATTTTTCCATCGTTTGTCGCAAAGTCAATATGGTTCAATAATGCGTTACTTACATCTTCAGCCGTTTCCATTGCCCTTTCGTCAAATACTTGAAGCCTGTCCCAAAATAAACGTCCAATACAACGATTATTATTACGCCAAGCCATTCTAGCCCCGTGTTCAAGCTCTAGAAAAGTATGTCTGTACGTTCCAGTTTCAATTATTTCTCTTCGAACTTCCTCTACTCGCTTAAATTGTTGCTCTACTGGAATCCCTAGTTCTGTATAACATTTATGTATGAATTGCTCAGCTTCAAAAAGCAATTTACTTTTTTCTGTTTGGTTAGTCAAAATCCATCATCTCCAATAGTGCCAGTATATCATTCAACCAAAGCCTGTTTCCGATTCAATTTAACCAGCTTTCCGAACTTTGAATTTCAAAAAATATAACAGGTCAAGCATTAGATAAAACCGAAATTAAATAGACATTTTCTGTTGGCACTACAAATTGATACAGTACCAAACGGATTGCGAATGAGCATTTCAACAAATCCCCACTAAAACAATCATTATTCGTATGAGCTTTTATTCTAATTCATTATCTTCCCACAAAAAAACGCAAACCAATTGTGAAATTAGTTTGCGCTGTTTCATTATGAGCCCATTTTTCTGCGGGCACTGCTTACTTTTTTTGCTTGTTGGCTTCGCATTTTTTTAGCAGCCTGTGCTGGATTACCTTTTGCATTGTTATCAGCTGATTGGTTTTTCTTTGCTTCTAGCTGTTTTTGAATCGCTTCTTTTAAGCTAATCTTTTTCTTTGGTGCTTCTTGTTCATTTGTTCCATTATTTTCAGTCATATGAAATCCTCCTTTATATCGAATAATGATTGCTATTGCTTCTCTTTAGTATAACCGAAACTCGACTACTACTGGGGATTTTCTATAATTAATTTAAAAAACATTTAGTCTGTCTAGATTATCAATCCATATGCCTAAAAGTCCTGCTATTCGAGTAAGATCTTCCCCAAACTATAAAGCATTTAATTGGATCGATATCAAATACGCGCCGGCGTAATCTGATTGACTTATCCCTTAGTTCATCAGGGGTTTGGAAGCCCACTGAATTGTCTACATTCTAATCAATCAACTCTTTTAAAAGCGGGAGACTTCTATAGCTATCACTTCGCTTCCAGTATAAAAAAATCACAAGTGAAGTTAAACGAATAAATTATGACCTATAGAACGGTATCAGTCCTTTTTTATATAAGAACGCAAATACATTTAAGAGTGGAGCTGGCATCTTCTTCGCAAAGTACCACCTCGTGTAAACTTGGTGATAAGCCATTTTCAGGTTATCCCATTGCTTGCAGTCTTTCGTTTGTCTGAAACGTGCGACATCAATGATAATAATCTCATCATTTGAAGTGATAAAAATGTTGCGCAAGTGAATATCAGAAGGATTTAATGCCAGATTTGAAGCTAATGATAACGCATAATCTATCTCATTTAAATGAGCTGCCGTAATAAGCTTTCCTTGAGTCAAACATTCAAAAAGAGTTTGACCATCAATAAAATCCATAACAATATAATTCGATCCTGAATCATAAATAGCTGGGTAATAAGTAATATCCTGAAGAATATTATAAATAGCTGCTTCTTCTTTCGCGATGTGGATGAAATCAGGGAAAAATACTTTGATCGCTTTAGTAGTTGTCTTAACTCTAAAAACAAACGCACTTCTCCCTGTTCCAACAAGTATTAAAGAGTCATCATAGCCAATAAGTCGATTTTTCTTTCCAATGATAACTGTTTTCGCGAGTTCTTGAAAAGTGTTCAAAAGTAACCTCCATAATTAATTAGAAATAAAAAAGAGGTGCTATAACCCAAATGTGGTCAAAACGGCTCTAAATAGTAAAAAACGTCACCGAGTAATTGGAAAACTCTTGCTAACATTATTCGTTGGCACTAAATTGAACTACTCCAGCTTTCAATTCATTTAGAGCTGGTCGTACCTAAGGTTAGTAGAATTATCGCTACTTTTCCAGGATTTACACTTACGTTTATGGCTTAATTTTATCGAGTTCTGGATTTAGGACAATCCGATTTACGTAATGCGAGATGGTTAAAGTCCTTGTTACGGTAGCAACAACTTGTTTACGATAACATCTCATTTTGTATGTTAAGTATAAGTGCTACAGACTTAGTGGTCAATAATCGTTGATTTTCAACTGTCCCCAGACCATTCTCTCTCTCCTAAGCAACTTTGCTGTACATGGTAATTTCCATATTGTAAGGTTATTGTTGGAATATAGTAAGATGAGGAAGTGAACTCATGTTAAAAAATACTTTAGGACGTTTTCGTTTCATCGGTATATTGGAAGGCAGTTCTCTACTAATGCTATTGTTTATCGCGATGCCTTTAAAGTATTGGTTCGGTATGCCGAATGCAGTAACAATCGTAGGAACACTTCATGGCTATATATTTCTTGTTTATATCGTAGCTATTGTATATACGATGATAGCGGTGAAATGGCCGTTCAGATTTACAATTGGCGCCCTACTTTCAGCGTTCATCCCCTTTGGTAATTTCATTTTGGACAGGCGACTCAAGAACTTGAAAACGAACTAAAAAAACTACAAAATAATAAGTTCTGTCAAAAAAAGCGAAGCCCTTAAATTAAGGAGACTTCGCTTTTTTTGAAACCGCTCCATTTTCGATAATGTTAAATACATTAAATACCATTATCTAAATCTTGAACTTAGAATAGATGAATTTGTATATGGCTAGAGTTAATGATTCCATTCAATTACGAAAAGGCGCTTATGAGATGGCTTCAGCTACCCCCATAAGGCGACTTCGCTTAATTTCCAGATATATTCATAACTTCAATATACATAGAGAGATAAAAATAAATTTCTTGTTAATGGTAACTTTTTGCTTTATTATAGAAAAATGTTGTGGAGGAATCCATAATTAACGATACTTAAGGAGAGTGGCATGATGAGGAATTATACAAAAGAGGATATTCGCAAATTTGTAGCAGAAGAACATGTGAATTTCGTTCGACTTCAGTTCACCGATATTTTAGGAATGATCAAGAACGTGGAAATTCCCATCAGTCAGCTCGAAAAAGCACTTGACAATAAGATGATGTTCGACGGATCTTCAATCGAAGGATTTGTACGTATTGAGGAATCCGATATGTACCTTATACCGGATCTTAACACTTGGATGGTATTCCCGTGGCCCTCAGGTAAAGGAAGGGTTGCACGGTTCATCTGTGATGTTTCACTTGCTAATGGTTTGCCATTTACAGGCGATCCCCGCGGCAATTTAAAACGTGTATTGAAAGAAATGAATGAGCTCGGGTTCACTGATTTTAATCTTGGACCAGAACCAGAATTTTTCTTATTTAAACTTGATGAAAATATGCAACCGACAATGGAATTGAACGACAATGGCGGCTATTTCGACCTTGCCCCAATGGACCTAGGAGAAAACTGTCGACGTGATATCGTCTTGGAACTAGAAGAAATGGGCTTCGAGGTTGAAGCATCTCACCACGAGTGCGCACCAGGACAGCACGAAATCGACTTTAAATATGCGGATGTACTGACCGCTTGTGACAATATTCAAACCTTCAAACTTGTCGTTAAAACAATTGCACGCAAACACGGTTTGCACGCAACATTCATGCCAAAACCCCTTTTCGGCGTCAGCGGATCAGGTATGCATTGTAACGTTTCCCTATTCAAAGACGGTGAAAATGCTTTCGTCGACGAGCAAGGCGAATTGAAGTTAAGTAAAACAGCCTATCAGTTCATGGCTGGTGTCCTCGAACATGTACGAGGTTTTACAGCAGTGACAAATCCAACCGTCAATTCATACAAACGGCTCGTTCCGGGTTACGAAGCACCCTGCTACGTAGCGTGGTCCGCGCAAAACCGTAGCCCTCTCATACGGATTCCAGCATCTCGGGGCATCAGTACACGGATTGAAGTCCGTTCTGTTGATTCGGCAGCAAATCCCTATCTTGCGTTAGCTGCTATACTAAAAGCAGGCTTAGACGGTATTAAGCGCGAACTCGAGCCACCAAATCCCGTCGAGCGCAACATATACGAAATGGAACAGTCCGAACTAAAAGAGTTGGGTATTGACACGTTACCGACTGACCTCGACCACGCTCTCATAGCGCTCTCTGAAGATACAATTATCCAGGACGCTCTAGGCGAGCATATCTTCGCAAATTTCATGGAAGCGAAAAAGCGAGAATGGGAAAGTTTCCGAACTAATGTACACCCTTGGGAAATTGAACGCTATATGAAGATGTACTAAAAATGACAAAGAGCTAGGTTCCGAGATATCTCAGAACCTAGCTCTTTACTATTTTTCAACTTCAAAAACATACACTGTAGTTCAAGAATTTCATGATCAAAAATTGAAAAATCGTCCCAAACGAATACAGTTGGATACATTGCGATAAGCTTTCATCATTGTTTTTTAAATAAACCCTTACCATCCGGTCTTTCGCGCGGTGTGATATTCATAATGAAATACCCAATGATCAAAATCAGGATGACAAGTGAATAGA
This window encodes:
- a CDS encoding nitric oxide synthase oxygenase, which codes for MTNQTEKSKLLFEAEQFIHKCYTELGIPVEQQFKRVEEVRREIIETGTYRHTFLELEHGARMAWRNNNRCIGRLFWDRLQVFDERAMETAEDVSNALLNHIDFATNDGKIRSTITIFSPRQGGDDPVRIWNHQLIRYAGYEEGDQIIGDSTSIEFTKMCGKLGWKGERTSYDILPLVIQLKDESPKFFEIPRELVKEVTITHPQLEVFDELDVKWYAVPIISDMRLEIGGINYPTAPFNGWYMGTEIGARNLADEDRYNLLPKVAELLGLDTSSNRSLWKDKALVELNIAVLNSYQKAGVTLVDHHTAAKQFKNFEKNECAVGRAITGNWTWLISPLSPATTHVFHKPYKNDIVKPNYFHQKNPDESR
- a CDS encoding protein kinase family protein; the protein is MNTFQELAKTVIIGKKNRLIGYDDSLILVGTGRSAFVFRVKTTTKAIKVFFPDFIHIAKEEAAIYNILQDITYYPAIYDSGSNYIVMDFIDGQTLFECLTQGKLITAAHLNEIDYALSLASNLALNPSDIHLRNIFITSNDEIIIIDVARFRQTKDCKQWDNLKMAYHQVYTRWYFAKKMPAPLLNVFAFLYKKGLIPFYRS
- a CDS encoding DUF3817 domain-containing protein translates to MLKNTLGRFRFIGILEGSSLLMLLFIAMPLKYWFGMPNAVTIVGTLHGYIFLVYIVAIVYTMIAVKWPFRFTIGALLSAFIPFGNFILDRRLKNLKTN
- the glnA gene encoding type I glutamate--ammonia ligase, whose protein sequence is MRNYTKEDIRKFVAEEHVNFVRLQFTDILGMIKNVEIPISQLEKALDNKMMFDGSSIEGFVRIEESDMYLIPDLNTWMVFPWPSGKGRVARFICDVSLANGLPFTGDPRGNLKRVLKEMNELGFTDFNLGPEPEFFLFKLDENMQPTMELNDNGGYFDLAPMDLGENCRRDIVLELEEMGFEVEASHHECAPGQHEIDFKYADVLTACDNIQTFKLVVKTIARKHGLHATFMPKPLFGVSGSGMHCNVSLFKDGENAFVDEQGELKLSKTAYQFMAGVLEHVRGFTAVTNPTVNSYKRLVPGYEAPCYVAWSAQNRSPLIRIPASRGISTRIEVRSVDSAANPYLALAAILKAGLDGIKRELEPPNPVERNIYEMEQSELKELGIDTLPTDLDHALIALSEDTIIQDALGEHIFANFMEAKKREWESFRTNVHPWEIERYMKMY